In Nicotiana tabacum cultivar K326 chromosome 2, ASM71507v2, whole genome shotgun sequence, the following proteins share a genomic window:
- the LOC107778947 gene encoding protein Brevis radix-like 4: MLTCIARSKQPSDDSRDHQPEKFNSNSAPANKQAVKTLTSQIKDMALKASGAYKQCSPCTTQPTTLRKNGSQNESSDSASLDKFRWSYKRTGSSSSSSTAGRKELEARLKGISSGEVTPVSASASGRRVEPVVFVEESEPKEWVAQVEPGVLITFVSLPRGGNDLKRIRFSREMFNKYQAQRWWAENCEKVMELYNVQRLNRQAFPLPTPPRSEDGSSKIESIEDSPVTPPLTKERLPHTLYRPMYSSSDSLEQHSTHSRYNYDSCGVASTPKLSSISGAKTEISSMDASIRTSTSRDVDRSGELSISNASDLETEWVEQDEPGVYITIQALPNGRRELKRVRFSREKFGEVHARLWWEENRARIHKQYLG; this comes from the exons ATGCTTACGTGCATAGCTCGTTCGAAACAACCGAGCGATGATTCGCGTGATCATCAACCTGagaaattcaattcaaattcAGCTCCGGCCAATAAACAAGCCGTTAAAACACTCACTTCTCAG ATTAAGGACATGGCATTGAAAGCATCAGGAGCATATAAGCAGTGTAGTCCATGTACAACTCAGCCGACGACTCTGCGGAAGAACGGAAGCCAAAACGAGTCGTCGGACTCGGCGTCGTTGGATAAATTCCGGTGGTCTTACAAGAGAACAGGgagttcgagttcgagctcgaCGGCCGGGAGAAAGGAGCTGGAGGCGAGGCTGAAGGGAATATCGAGCGGAGAAGTTACGCCGGTGTCGGCGTCGGCGAGTGGCCGGCGAGTTGAACCGGTCGTGTTCGTTGAAGAAAGCGAGCCGAAAGAGTGGGTGGCGCAAGTTGAACCGGGTGTGCTCATCACTTTCGTTTCGTTACCACGTGGCGGCAATGATCTCAAGCGGATTCGATTCAG TCGAGAAATGTTTAATAAATACCAAGCTCAGAGGTGGTGGGCAGAGAATTGTGAGAAGGTAATGGAGCTTTATAATGTCCAGAGGTTGAATCGCCAAGCTTTCCCCCTGCCAACACCTCCAAGATCTGAAGACGGG AGTTCAAAAATTGAATCCATCGAAGACAGTCCTGTGACACCCCCGCTCACTAAAGAACGACTGCCCCATACTTTGTACCGTCCAATGTATTCATCTTCAGATTCTCTTGAACAACATTCGACGCATTCTCGCTATAATTATGACTCTTGTGGTGTCGCCTCAACTCCGAAACTCTCAAGCATCAGTGGAGCAAAGACAGAGATATCATCTATGGATGCCTCTATTAGGACTAGCACATCAAGAGATGTGGATCGCTCTGGAGAGCTATCTATCAGCAATGCCAGTGATCTTGAAACTGAATGGGTTGAGCAAGATGAGCCTGGAGTCTACATCACTATACAAGCGCTACCAAATGGCAGAAGAGAACTCAAACGAGTCAGATTCAG CCGAGAAAAATTTGGAGAAGTGCATGCCAGGTTATGGTGGGAAGAGAATCGTGCTAGGATACACAAACAATACCTGGGATAG